From Oncorhynchus keta strain PuntledgeMale-10-30-2019 chromosome 8, Oket_V2, whole genome shotgun sequence:
GAACAACAATGGATTACTTTATGGAACATGTCTTGGGTAATGTCTGccaataccttttttttttttttttgtactctCACTTAAGGTTTGATTAGTGACTTTCCTAAGATGTTAAAAGTAATATGCtcttctctcctcagcctacaGGTTGGGCCAAGTCTACCCAAGAACTTCAAATCTATATGGTCCACTTGTCAAACCCAGCCAAATTAACACCTACACACGTTACTTCCTTAAACATGAACCCATTTCTTCTGGTTCAAGCCTCCCTGTTCCTGTTGACTCTAGGAGTCCTATTGATTGGGGCTCCAATCTTGGTATTCAGAGTTTTGCTCCCCTGAAGACTACTGCTTCCCCTCACCTCGTTCCTCAGGCTCCTGAACAGACTGGATGTCTTTCTGCAGGAGTCGCTTACCCTAGTCTTCTTCCTTTACCGCCACTGTGTGAGTCTTCACCAAGTAACTTCCAGGCAGGGGAAATCTCTCACTTTGAGAGTGTTTATGAACAAGGCAACAGTCGGAGTGAGTTTGAAGACCAACGGTTCCCACTTCGTGAGGGTGCAGTTGAGGCAGGTTCTATTCCAGCCCCACTCCCTGCTACAATAGCCCCACCCCTATCCAAAGTTATTGGACCAGAACCTAGCCAGGAAGGTCTTGAAGCTAATTATGGGGAGCTGTTCATCACTAGGAAGTTCCCTGCTGGCATCATCACCCATTTAAGAACCAAATATGAGCATGGAAATGACCAATGGAGCTCAGCTGGTTTTGTCAGGTACCGTCCTGCTCCCGTCCAATACCGACCACAATATCCTCATGCCCGCCGGCAGTGACCAGTAGGAGAAGGTAATGTGTTTGGCTTTGATTTCTGTCACTAGTTTTCTGACGTGTTGAGCAGCTGTAACACTTTCTCTCATCCTCAGGTTCTGTGCTAACCTGGATCCTGCTGTTTCATGGCTGTGTTGATTGCTAATAAACCTACTTGAGAAATGTATATTGTTTGGGTTGGCTTATATATTTTCCTCAAGCATTGTTTGGTTCTACACACTAGTAGGAACATTCAGTTTGTACTATATACATGTCATCAAATTTGACTTCTGGCCAGTCTGTCCTACTGCACTGCTTTTCTACAGCCATCCTTATCTACCAAATCCAGTTGAGATTGACTTTCCCTTGCAGAGCTCATGCCCACATTTGCTTGGTCTTCATCTTAGGAATTTCTGCCACTTAAGCATTTGCTGACTTCCTAATCCGCTGTCCTTTGTGGCTCTATAGTGTTCGTTTCAACATGACCAAGGCTTGTCAGTGGTAACATGGCTGTTTAAGGCCATAGGACACCTGCTCCAGACACTTCTCACGCTCAATCAAAAGCTTTTATGAAGCGCTTTCAAATTTGGCACTTGTCACAATGCTATACAGATGCCCAGCCTAAAATCATTGagagctgggggggggggggctttgggATTTGTCTGGTAAATGACCATGTACTACATGGCGGTCATActtgacagtgtggtgccaggacaacttCTCCCTTGACTTCAGTAAGACCAATTATCTGATGGTAGCCAGGAAGAGGGCATGCCCACATCAACAGGGCTTTAGTGGCGTGGGTTAAAGAGGTTAAAGAATCCTGGCATCACTAAGCACTAAATGTGGTCAGCATAGTTAAAATGGGCACCCAACAGTGTTTAATCCCCCTCAGGTGGCTGAAAAGATTTGCCACAGGCCCCTGTATCCttaaagttctacagctgcactattgAGAGCTGCATCACTGCTTGATATGGCTAGAGGGTGGTGCGACTGGCTATGCTTCCCTCTAATGACTaaaagtttgcaagccctgccacatccaacgagcatcgGAGCTGGTGTACTACGACTCAATCTTAGTCCTTGTATAGAAACATtgactgtttgatggttcgtcagcgggcatagcaggatttcttaagCTTTTGGGTTTGAGTCCCGCTCTtcgaaagcagcagctctaccctttggctaagtgcagatgttgcctgtaatccatggcttctggttggggtgtgtacgtacagtcactgtggggacgacgtcttcaatgcacttattgatgaagccagtgactgatgttgtGTACTCAATGCCAtctgaagaatcccggaacatgttccagtttgtgatagcaaaacagtgctgtagcttagcatctgcttcatctgaccactttcttattgtctgagtcactggtacttcctactTTCTTGTATGCAGgattcaggaggatagaattgtcaCCCAACTATATAAGTGTTTCCCAAAATTGGTCCTTGGGTGCACATGTTCTTTGCCCAAATGCTACACCGCTGATTAAAATGATCAAAGTttgagttgattatttgaatctgcTGTACTTTTAGGGCAAAAAATAAAAGCACCCCTTGTAGTCCTGAGGAGCGAGTTTGGGGAAACCCTGAAACATACTGACACAACACAATCAGTTTCACTCATTATGCTGTTAATGTACTCGTATCTATTCTGATGCCTGCTCACTGTACCCTGCcttgtacatatctacctcatatCCCTGtaaattgatctggtactggtactccctgtatatagctattaccctgcacattgatctggtactctctgtatatagctattaccctgcacattgatctggtactctctgtatatagctattaccctgcacattgatctggtactctctgtatatagctattaccctgcacattgatctggtactctctgtatatagctattaccctgcacattgatctggtactctctgtatatagctattaccctgcacattgatctggtactctctgtatatagctattacccctgcacattgatctggtactccctgtatatagctattacccctgcacattgatctggtactcctgtatatagctattacccctgcacattgatctggtactctctgtatatagctattacccctgcacattgatctggtactcctgtatatagctattaccctgcacattgatccgGTACGcactgtatatagctattacccctgcacattgatctggtactccctgtatatagctattacccctgcacattgatctggtactctctgtatatagctattacccctgcacattgatctggtactctctgtatatagctattacccctgcacattgatctggtactccctgtatatagctattacccctgcacattgatctggtactccctgtatatagctattacccctgcacattgatctggtactccctgtatatagctattacccctgcacattgatctggtactccctgtatatagctattacccctgaacattgatctggtactccctgtatatagctattaccccTGAACATTGATCTGGTTCTCCGTTCTTCTGTAATTAATTCCTGTTGTGTTATAATTTTGCAACTGCATCGTTGGTTAAGAGCTCGTaatcaagcatttcactgtaaggttttggggtggcaggtaacatagtggttagagtgttggactagtaaccagaaagTTACAAGATCAAGTCCcacagctgacaaggtacaaattggttgttctacccctgaacaagtcagttaacccactgttcccaggctgtcagtGTAAAtcagaatgtattcttaactgacttgcctagataaatgaaggtaaaataaatacaaattatgaCTGAGTGATCAAGTATTCCACACGGCTGATTATGCTTTGGCTCCTCGGGACTTTTAGCGGTTACCGATTGTCGACGATTTTAAAAGGAGTCATAAGTCATATATTAGAAAACATCAGGCAATGTCACAAACAGCCAGAGGTAGCCGTGCCGGtgacacactggcacacacaccgccacgcacacgcacgcacataaaACCAAATGCTGCCACTAAAATTTACATGGTGCTCAGAAATGGATTAGTGAACATCACTTGGCAATCTGTTCATGGGACCTTAATTGGATTTTAATACCGCCTCTGATCTTGTTTTCTAATTAACGTCGGTAGCTGCCAACCAAGCAGAACCGTGCAACCAGCAACACCTTTGATCCCGGCCATATGGAGCTCCTCCAAACGCCAGGGACGTAAAAATACCCCCTCACCTCGAGTCCTCTGTGTGGGCGAAGAGAAACAGGCCTGGTGAGGGGGAAAGGGTGGTAGagtgagaggttagagggaagagagggtagagggagggtgtggtagggatgaggtggtagagggagggtgtggtagggatgaggtggtagagggagggtgtggtagggatgagAAGGTAGAGGGAGGGTGTGGTAAGgatgagagggtagagggagggtgtGGTAAGGATGAGAGGGTAGGGAtgagggtgtggtagggatgagagggtagagggagggtgtggtagggatgagagggtagaggagggaagagagggtagagggaggggtggtagggaagagagggtagagggaggggtggtagggatgagagggtagagggagggtagggaagagagggaggggtggtagggaagagagggtagagggaggggtggtagggatgAGAGGGTagtgggaggggtggtagggaagagagggtagagggagggggtggtAGGGAAGAGTGGGTAGAGGATGGGGTGgtagggaacagagggaggggtggtagggaagagagggaagagagggaggggtggtagggaagagagggtagagggaggggtggtACGGTAGAGAGGGTcgagggggaggggtggtagggaagtgagggaggggtggtagggaagtgagggaggggtggtagggaagaggtggtagagggagggtgtggtagggatgagaaggtagagggagggtgtggtagggatgagaaggtagagggagggtgtggtagggatgagaaggtagagggagggtgtggtagggatgagagggtagaggggaaggtgtggtagggatgagagggtagagggagggtgtggtagggatgagagggtagagggagggtgtGGTATGgatgagagggtagagggaggggtggtagggatgagagggtagagggaggggtggtagggatgagagggtagagggaggggtggtagggatgagagggtagagggaggggtggtagggatgagagggtagagggagggtgtggtagggatgagagggtagagggaggggtggtagggatgAGAGGGTAGGTAGGgatgagagggtagagggaggggtggtagggatgagagggtagagggaggggtggtagggatgagagggtagagggaggggtggtagggatgagagggtagaggggtggggagggtagagggaggggtggtagggatgagagggtagagggaggggtggtagggatgagagggtagagggagggtgtggtagggatgagagggtagagggaggggtggtagggatgAGAGGGTAGGTAGGgatgagagggtagagggaggggtggtagggatgagagggtagagggaggggtggtagggatgagagggtagagggaggggtggtagggatgagagggtagagggagggtggtagggatgagagggtagagggaggggtggtagggatgagagggtagagggaggggtggtagggatgGGAGGGTAGGTAGGGATGAGAGGGTAGGTAGGgatgagagggatagaggggaggggtggtagggatgagagggtagaggaagagagggtagagggatgggtggtagggaagagagggtagaggatggGGTGGTAGGGAAGAgtagggaggggtgagagggaagaGGGATGGGGTggtagggaaagagggagggtagagggggtggTAGGGAAGAGAGCGGAGGGGGTGGTAGGGAAGACAGGGTGGtagggagacagggtgggagggatgagggatgtagagggaggggtggtagggatgAGAGGGTAGacggaggggtggtaggggtgagagggtagaggaaagagagggtagagggagggggtggtagggaagagagggtagagggagggggtggtAGGGAAGAAAGGGTAGAGGATGGggtgggagggaagagagggaggggtgagagggaagagagggaggggtggtagggaagGGGGGTggtagggaagagagggaggggtagggaagagagggaggggtggtagggaagagagggtagggggggtggtagggaggagagggacagggaggggtggtagggaagagagggacagggaggggttGTAGGGAAgaaagggggtggagagggagggggtggagagatggggtggagagggagggggagaaagaggaagagagggaggggatagagagggaggggttagagagggagtttttatacaacactacataaagagagacctaagacaacactacataaagagagacctaagacaacactacaaagagagacctaagacaacactacataaagagagacctaagacaacactacaaagagagacctaagacaacactacataaagagagacctaagacaacactacaaagagagacctaagacaacactacataaagagagacctaagacaacactacataaagagagaggctatacaacactacataaagagagactatacaacactacataaagagagactatacaatactacataaagagagacctaagacaacactacataaagagagactacacaacactacataaagagagacataagacaacactacataaagagagacctaaagacaacactacataaagagagactatacaacactacataaatagagacctaagacaacactacataaaggagactatacaacactacataaatagagacctaagacaacactacataaagagagactatacaacactacataaagagagactatacaacactacataaagagagactacacaacactacataaagagagactacacaacactacataaagagagacctaagacaacactacataaagagagacctaagacaacactacataaagagagaccttagacaacactacataaagagagactacacaacactacataaagagagactacacaacactacataaagagagactatacaacactacataaagagagactatacaacactacataaagagagactatacaacaccacataaagagagactatacaacactacataaagagagactatacaacactacataaagagagactatacaacaccacataaagagagactatacaacaccacataaagagagactatacaacactacataaagagagactacacaacactacataaagagagacccaagacagcactacataaagagagactatacaacactacataaagagagactacacaacactacataaagagagactatacaacactacataaagagagactacacaacactacataaagagagactacacaacactacataaagagagactacacaacactacataaatagaGACCTGAGACAACAACCTGgaaaggcagcaacacatgacaacacaacatggtagcaacacatgacctTCAAcacacgtggtccttctgtagctcagttggtagagcatacaACACTTAGAGAGTACACAACGctacagggtagtgggttcgacaCAACACTACAGAAAGAGGACCACCCACTACATAAAGAATGTATGCACAACATGACTGTAAGACCTTTGAGACAAAACctggcgtctgctaaatgacatatattatattatatattatatgacaacacaacatggtagcaacacatgacaacacagcatggtagcaccacatgacaacacagcatggtagcagcacatgacaacacagcatggtagcaactgaacatgacaataacatggtagctgcacaaaacatgatacaaacattattgagcacagacaacagcacaaagggcaagaaggtagagacaacaatacatcacacaaagtagccacaactgtcagtaagagtgtccatgattgagtctttgaatgaagagattgagataaaactgtccagtttgagtgtttgttgcagctcgttccagccgctagctgcagcgaactgaaaagaggagcgacccagggatgtgtggtgctttttaacagaatgtgactggcagaacgggtgttgtatgtggaggatgagggctgcagtagatatctcagataatGGGGAGTgaagcctaagagggttttataaaaaGCGTCAACCAattgggtcttgcgacgggtatacagagatgactagCATaccgcactgctttgctttcttTGTGTATTTGAATACCGTTTCAGGAGGGCACCAGCTACCTCCAAGGGACAATGTGTTATTCATGATACGGGTTACAGTACcttggagagagaaaaaaacaacaccTGTAATGAAAATGGATGGCCCTCCCTGAATGCTTGAAAAAACaagtgaccctcccctatagagagaaatagtaatggcgtctttttgtaggcactaactccgccatcGTTCGTTGGACAAAGCCTATGGTAAGAATTAGTGATGTTTTCTGATCTAAagtctgtggtaaacacaggcttaggagatatTGTACTCTGTTGTatgagataatcttcatcagctaacGTCACTTTTTATGAATTTTGAAGAATTTATGCGGTAATAAAAAAAGCACATAAAGGTCATttataaaggtcatgttaactgactgatactactgctatcacgccctgtttcacctgtccttgtgcttgtctccaccctctccaggtgtcacgcatcttccccattatccccttggtatttatacctgtgttctctgtttgtctgttgccggtttgtcttgtttgtcaagccaaccagtgttttgtctcagctcctgcttttccccagtctcttttttttctcgtcctcctggttttgacccttgtctgtcctgtctctgagcccgcctgcctgaccactctgcctgcccttgaccctgagcctgcctgccatcctgtaccttgcccatactctggattaccaacctctgcctgacctgaccctgggcctgcctgtcgtcctgtacctttccccccactactctggattatcgacccctgcctgccttgacctgtcgtttgcctgcccctgttgctgtaataaacattcttacttcaacacagtctttACCTGAGACCTGATAACtgtatctcatagaacaaaacgtagAAGATCTCCTGTTGTCACAcacttttatttctctatttggtgaggtcagggtgtgatgtggggtgggcattctatgttttgtatttctttgtgtcTGGCCGAATGTGGTTCACAAtaagaggcagctgtctatcgttctctctgattgggaatcatacttaggtagcctttttcccaccCATGTTgagggatcttgtttttgtacagCTCTAGTAGCCCACGGAACAGTACGTTTTATTTGGTTTCACTCTGTTATTTTGTTTGCTGGTTCTCATTTAAATAAATATGATGACCACAaattacgctgcgccttggtctccttcaaACAACGCACcttacagaagatcccaccacaaaaAAGACCACGCAGCGTTTTCTGGAGGAGTAGACATGGGAGGAGGTACTGGAAGGCAAAGGTCCCTGGGCGCAGGCTGGAGAGTATCACGTCCAAGGGAGGAGATAGAAGCAGCTAGAGCGGAACGGAGAGGATACGAGGAATTAGAGGAATGGC
This genomic window contains:
- the LOC118378887 gene encoding uncharacterized protein LOC118378887, which produces MASKCCVVGLFLVLLFWDVHCYPYQQAYRLGQVYPRTSNLYGPLVKPSQINTYTRYFLKHEPISSGSSLPVPVDSRSPIDWGSNLGIQSFAPLKTTASPHLVPQAPEQTGCLSAGVAYPSLLPLPPLCESSPSNFQAGEISHFESVYEQGNSRSEFEDQRFPLREGAVEAGSIPAPLPATIAPPLSKVIGPEPSQEGLEANYGELFITRKFPAGIITHLRTKYEHGNDQWSSAGFVRYRPAPVQYRPQYPHARRQ